The Bacteroidales bacterium genome includes a region encoding these proteins:
- the moaC gene encoding cyclic pyranopterin monophosphate synthase MoaC yields the protein MPKLSHVDNSGKANMVDVGSKPNQKRVAVAEGHIKISEDAIKLIKENSNKKGDVLTISEIAGIMGGKKTYELIPLCHPLQITKIDVKANLNKTGVKVIAETRCIGQTGIEMEALTAVSVALLTVYDMCKAVDKNMVIEEITLMKKTKEDIM from the coding sequence ATGCCAAAACTAAGTCACGTAGATAATTCAGGAAAAGCAAACATGGTTGATGTAGGTAGTAAGCCTAACCAAAAAAGAGTTGCAGTTGCCGAGGGTCATATAAAAATTTCCGAAGACGCAATAAAACTGATTAAAGAAAACAGCAATAAAAAAGGTGATGTTCTTACAATTTCAGAAATTGCAGGCATTATGGGCGGCAAAAAAACTTATGAACTTATTCCTCTTTGCCATCCTTTGCAAATAACAAAAATTGACGTGAAAGCAAACCTGAACAAAACAGGTGTAAAAGTTATTGCCGAAACAAGATGTATCGGTCAAACCGGAATAGAGATGGAAGCACTCACGGCAGTTTCCGTTGCATTACTGACAGTTTATGATATGTGCAAAGCTGTTGACAAAAATATGGTAATTGAAGAAATCACTTTGATGAAAAAAACGAAAGAAGATATTATGTAA
- a CDS encoding radical SAM protein: MYDKYKRKINYLRVSVTDRCNLRCTYCMPAEGVKLMQHKDILRFHEIVETIKYAVSSGVNKIRITGGEPLVKKGIIDLVKMIAEIDGIKDFGMTTNGILLDKYAQDLADAGLHRVNISLDTLDSEKYRKITRVGDITKVYAGIKAAKKAGLTPVKINCVIKNSVNEPDAIEIAKFCKENALQVRFINEMNLETGSFSAVKGGTGGNCSICNRLRLTAKGDILPCLFSDARYNIRELGIEKAFEKAISNKPKSGHIAVKSKFYNIGG; encoded by the coding sequence ATGTACGACAAATATAAAAGAAAGATAAATTACTTGCGGGTTTCCGTAACCGACAGATGCAATTTAAGATGCACCTACTGTATGCCTGCCGAAGGTGTTAAGTTGATGCAACATAAAGACATTTTAAGATTTCACGAAATTGTTGAAACAATTAAATATGCCGTAAGTTCGGGAGTTAATAAAATTCGTATAACCGGCGGTGAACCTCTCGTAAAAAAAGGAATTATTGATTTGGTGAAGATGATTGCCGAAATTGACGGCATTAAAGATTTCGGAATGACAACAAACGGTATTTTACTTGATAAATATGCACAAGATTTAGCTGATGCCGGTTTACACAGAGTAAATATCAGTTTAGATACCTTAGATTCTGAAAAATACAGAAAAATTACAAGAGTCGGAGATATTACAAAAGTTTATGCAGGAATTAAAGCTGCAAAAAAAGCCGGTTTAACACCTGTAAAAATAAATTGTGTTATTAAAAATTCTGTTAATGAACCCGATGCGATTGAAATTGCAAAATTTTGTAAAGAAAACGCTTTGCAAGTTCGTTTTATTAATGAAATGAATTTAGAAACAGGAAGTTTTTCGGCAGTAAAAGGCGGAACAGGAGGAAATTGCAGTATCTGCAACCGATTAAGACTTACTGCAAAAGGAGATATCTTACCATGTCTTTTCAGCGATGCAAGATACAACATAAGAGAACTCGGAATTGAAAAAGCATTTGAGAAAGCAATCTCAAACAAACCAAAAAGCGGACATATTGCCGTAAAATCAAAGTTTTATAATATCGGAGGATAA
- a CDS encoding molybdopterin molybdotransferase MoeA, giving the protein MITFEDAYKIVKKSVKEIGTETIPFSESVNRVLAEDVKSDIEMPPFDKSAVDGFACKEEDLDMTLEVIEVVQAGQTPSKKVKTGQCTQIMTGAPVPKGANTVVMVEHTKVAGKQVTIKKKQPKTNISYQAEDVIEGQTVLKKSIIIKPQHIAIFASVGYTNVLVYKKVRVGIISTGDELVEPNEKPGISKIRNSNGHQLMAQVAATGATPVNYGIAKDTYEDTFKIVTKALSENDIILLTGGVSVGEFDFVPEVLKKAGIKILFDSIAVTPGKPTTFGKSDTKFCFGLPGNPVSSFVQFELLTKPFIYGMMGYDYKAPEIKLPVAKDYSRKRTSRKAFIPVHIKNGKVERVEYHGSAHIHALSSANGIISFPIGKETLKKGELVDVRQI; this is encoded by the coding sequence ATGATAACATTTGAAGATGCTTATAAAATAGTAAAAAAGTCTGTAAAAGAAATCGGTACGGAAACAATACCTTTTTCAGAATCAGTAAATCGGGTTTTAGCCGAAGACGTAAAATCCGATATTGAAATGCCGCCTTTCGATAAATCGGCAGTTGACGGTTTTGCCTGCAAAGAAGAAGATTTAGATATGACTTTGGAAGTAATTGAAGTTGTGCAAGCAGGACAAACTCCTTCAAAAAAAGTTAAAACAGGACAATGTACACAAATTATGACAGGTGCTCCCGTTCCTAAAGGTGCAAATACGGTTGTAATGGTTGAACATACGAAAGTTGCGGGCAAGCAGGTTACAATCAAAAAAAAACAACCAAAAACAAATATAAGTTATCAGGCGGAAGATGTAATAGAAGGGCAAACAGTTCTTAAAAAAAGTATTATCATAAAGCCTCAACATATTGCAATATTCGCTTCGGTGGGTTATACAAATGTTCTTGTATATAAAAAAGTAAGAGTGGGAATAATATCAACCGGTGACGAATTGGTTGAACCGAATGAAAAACCCGGCATTTCAAAAATCAGAAACAGCAACGGTCACCAACTTATGGCACAAGTTGCAGCAACAGGAGCAACACCTGTTAACTACGGTATTGCAAAAGATACTTATGAAGATACCTTCAAAATTGTTACAAAAGCATTATCTGAAAATGATATTATTCTTTTAACCGGCGGTGTTTCGGTAGGTGAATTTGATTTTGTTCCTGAAGTTCTGAAAAAAGCCGGAATTAAAATTCTGTTTGACAGCATTGCGGTTACTCCCGGAAAGCCCACAACTTTCGGAAAATCAGACACAAAATTTTGTTTCGGTTTGCCCGGAAATCCGGTTTCATCTTTTGTTCAATTTGAATTATTAACAAAACCGTTTATATACGGAATGATGGGTTATGATTATAAAGCACCGGAAATAAAGCTTCCCGTTGCAAAAGATTATTCACGAAAAAGAACAAGCCGAAAAGCTTTTATTCCCGTTCATATAAAAAACGGAAAGGTTGAACGTGTTGAATATCACGGTTCAGCACATATTCATGCACTTTCGTCAGCAAACGGAATTATTTCTTTCCCGATAGGAAAAGAAACATTAAAAAAAGGAGAACTTGTTGATGTACGACAAATATAA